One genomic window of Elaeis guineensis isolate ETL-2024a chromosome 2, EG11, whole genome shotgun sequence includes the following:
- the LOC140855599 gene encoding uncharacterized protein isoform X3, which translates to MDEVVQAVENVKKEWDQTVVQIQEHVKAIEGCGKSGRGMEEANSLPRLNGAAQDGLALLRSMQFRLDLLSQQLPTIEESQSAHSTLESWKKQYQKLHMSLRNANLQAKKNIRKAAQEERELLLGGGEESTIRRRNLQTKAGMTSAAESITESLRRTRQLMVQEVDRSANTLATFEESTSVLKKAEGEYKGHRSLLMRTRRLLSTMQRQDVMDRVILVTGFLMFLSTVLYVVSKRVGLLKLQRKLLAAIKAGSKGHEEVVVEIQRAAVGDGLNHAPAHENAVPQAEIPVPHVYDEL; encoded by the exons ATGGATGAGGTCGTGCAGGCTGTCGAGAATGTGAAGAAGGAGTGGGATCAGACAGTTGTACAAATCCAGGAACACGTCAAAGCCATTGAAGGATGTGGAAAGTCTGGGAGAGGGATGGAGGAGgcaaattctcttcctagactgaATGGTGCTGCACAGGATGGTCTGGCATTGCTTAGATCAATGCAGTTTCGGCTTGATCTTCTTTCCCAACAGCTGCCTACGATTGAAGAATCACAGTCTGCACATTCAACTTTAGAATCATGGAAGAAACAATACCAGAA ATTGCATATGAGCCTAAGGAATGCTAACTTGCAAGCAAAGAAGAACATCCGAAAAGCTGCTCAGGAGGAG AGAGAGCTTCTTTTAGGAGGCGGAGAAGAGTCTACAATCCGCAGGCGTAATTTACA gACAAAGGCTGGGATGACATCTGCTGCAGAAAGCATTACCGAGAGCCTTCGACGTACTCGTCAACTGATGGTTCAG GAGGTGGATAGAAGTGCAAACACATTGGCTACTTTTG AGGAATCAACAAGTGTTCTAAAGAAAGCTGAAGGTGAGTACAAAGGACATCGCTCTTTGTTGATGCGCACTCGTCGCTTGCTTTCCACAATGCAACGTCAAGATGTTATGGACAG AGTGATACTGGTGACGGGATTTCTTATGTTCTTATCGACGGTGCTGTATGTTGTGTCGAAGCGGGTTGGGCTGCTAAAGTTGCAGAGGAAGCTGCTTGCAGCCATCAAGGCAGGTTCAAAAGGACATGAAGAGGTGGTTGTGGAAATCCAGAGAGCGGCAGTTGGAGATGGCTTGAATCATGCACCAGCTCATGAAAATGCAGTTCCCCAAGCAGAAATACCAGTGCCACATGTCTATGATGAACTTTGA
- the LOC140855599 gene encoding uncharacterized protein isoform X2 has product MECVVQGIIESQVRMDEVVQAVENVKKEWDQTVVQIQEHVKAIEGCGKSGRGMEEANSLPRLNGAAQDGLALLRSMQFRLDLLSQQLPTIEESQSAHSTLESWKKQYQKLHMSLRNANLQAKKNIRKAAQEERELLLGGGEESTIRRRNLQTKAGMTSAAESITESLRRTRQLMVQEVDRSANTLATFEESTSVLKKAEGEYKGHRSLLMRTRRLLSTMQRQDVMDRVILVTGFLMFLSTVLYVVSKRVGLLKLQRKLLAAIKAGSKGHEEVVVEIQRAAVGDGLNHAPAHENAVPQAEIPVPHVYDEL; this is encoded by the exons ATGGAGTGTGTGGTGCAAGGGATTATTGAGTCACAG GTTAGAATGGATGAGGTCGTGCAGGCTGTCGAGAATGTGAAGAAGGAGTGGGATCAGACAGTTGTACAAATCCAGGAACACGTCAAAGCCATTGAAGGATGTGGAAAGTCTGGGAGAGGGATGGAGGAGgcaaattctcttcctagactgaATGGTGCTGCACAGGATGGTCTGGCATTGCTTAGATCAATGCAGTTTCGGCTTGATCTTCTTTCCCAACAGCTGCCTACGATTGAAGAATCACAGTCTGCACATTCAACTTTAGAATCATGGAAGAAACAATACCAGAA ATTGCATATGAGCCTAAGGAATGCTAACTTGCAAGCAAAGAAGAACATCCGAAAAGCTGCTCAGGAGGAG AGAGAGCTTCTTTTAGGAGGCGGAGAAGAGTCTACAATCCGCAGGCGTAATTTACA gACAAAGGCTGGGATGACATCTGCTGCAGAAAGCATTACCGAGAGCCTTCGACGTACTCGTCAACTGATGGTTCAG GAGGTGGATAGAAGTGCAAACACATTGGCTACTTTTG AGGAATCAACAAGTGTTCTAAAGAAAGCTGAAGGTGAGTACAAAGGACATCGCTCTTTGTTGATGCGCACTCGTCGCTTGCTTTCCACAATGCAACGTCAAGATGTTATGGACAG AGTGATACTGGTGACGGGATTTCTTATGTTCTTATCGACGGTGCTGTATGTTGTGTCGAAGCGGGTTGGGCTGCTAAAGTTGCAGAGGAAGCTGCTTGCAGCCATCAAGGCAGGTTCAAAAGGACATGAAGAGGTGGTTGTGGAAATCCAGAGAGCGGCAGTTGGAGATGGCTTGAATCATGCACCAGCTCATGAAAATGCAGTTCCCCAAGCAGAAATACCAGTGCCACATGTCTATGATGAACTTTGA
- the LOC140855599 gene encoding uncharacterized protein isoform X1, with the protein MECVVQGIIESQVWDATAADPKLLVFLKAYQNTVPVPRHWCQKQKFLQVRMDEVVQAVENVKKEWDQTVVQIQEHVKAIEGCGKSGRGMEEANSLPRLNGAAQDGLALLRSMQFRLDLLSQQLPTIEESQSAHSTLESWKKQYQKLHMSLRNANLQAKKNIRKAAQEERELLLGGGEESTIRRRNLQTKAGMTSAAESITESLRRTRQLMVQEVDRSANTLATFEESTSVLKKAEGEYKGHRSLLMRTRRLLSTMQRQDVMDRVILVTGFLMFLSTVLYVVSKRVGLLKLQRKLLAAIKAGSKGHEEVVVEIQRAAVGDGLNHAPAHENAVPQAEIPVPHVYDEL; encoded by the exons ATGGAGTGTGTGGTGCAAGGGATTATTGAGTCACAG GTATGGGATGCAACAGCAGCGGATCCAAAGCTGCTAGTTTTTCTGAAAGCATATCAGAATACAGTACCTGTTCCAAGGCACTGGTGTCAGAAGCAGAAATTCTTACAG GTTAGAATGGATGAGGTCGTGCAGGCTGTCGAGAATGTGAAGAAGGAGTGGGATCAGACAGTTGTACAAATCCAGGAACACGTCAAAGCCATTGAAGGATGTGGAAAGTCTGGGAGAGGGATGGAGGAGgcaaattctcttcctagactgaATGGTGCTGCACAGGATGGTCTGGCATTGCTTAGATCAATGCAGTTTCGGCTTGATCTTCTTTCCCAACAGCTGCCTACGATTGAAGAATCACAGTCTGCACATTCAACTTTAGAATCATGGAAGAAACAATACCAGAA ATTGCATATGAGCCTAAGGAATGCTAACTTGCAAGCAAAGAAGAACATCCGAAAAGCTGCTCAGGAGGAG AGAGAGCTTCTTTTAGGAGGCGGAGAAGAGTCTACAATCCGCAGGCGTAATTTACA gACAAAGGCTGGGATGACATCTGCTGCAGAAAGCATTACCGAGAGCCTTCGACGTACTCGTCAACTGATGGTTCAG GAGGTGGATAGAAGTGCAAACACATTGGCTACTTTTG AGGAATCAACAAGTGTTCTAAAGAAAGCTGAAGGTGAGTACAAAGGACATCGCTCTTTGTTGATGCGCACTCGTCGCTTGCTTTCCACAATGCAACGTCAAGATGTTATGGACAG AGTGATACTGGTGACGGGATTTCTTATGTTCTTATCGACGGTGCTGTATGTTGTGTCGAAGCGGGTTGGGCTGCTAAAGTTGCAGAGGAAGCTGCTTGCAGCCATCAAGGCAGGTTCAAAAGGACATGAAGAGGTGGTTGTGGAAATCCAGAGAGCGGCAGTTGGAGATGGCTTGAATCATGCACCAGCTCATGAAAATGCAGTTCCCCAAGCAGAAATACCAGTGCCACATGTCTATGATGAACTTTGA